One segment of Candidatus Goldiibacteriota bacterium DNA contains the following:
- a CDS encoding Fe-S-containing hydro-lyase has translation MKKITTPLDAETIEDLTTGDEVLISGTIYTMRDAAHARIAEMVEKKEKLPLDFKNQIIYYCGPTPAREGNVIGSCGPTTSSRMDKFTPMLLQLGIKGMIGKGERTTPVKDAIAKNKAVYFSALGGLGAEYARSVIKSEVVAFAELGPEAIYKLEVEDFYAVVIDDTKGNDLYSMFHFS, from the coding sequence TTGAAAAAGATTACAACCCCGCTTGACGCGGAGACAATAGAGGATTTAACGACCGGCGACGAAGTACTTATTTCCGGCACCATATACACAATGCGCGACGCGGCCCACGCCAGGATAGCGGAAATGGTGGAAAAAAAGGAAAAACTTCCTCTTGATTTTAAAAACCAGATTATTTATTACTGCGGCCCCACACCCGCGCGCGAGGGAAACGTGATAGGTTCTTGCGGCCCCACAACATCATCGCGCATGGATAAATTCACCCCTATGCTTTTACAGCTTGGAATTAAGGGAATGATAGGAAAAGGCGAACGTACCACGCCGGTAAAAGACGCTATTGCAAAGAATAAAGCTGTGTATTTTTCCGCTCTTGGCGGCTTAGGAGCTGAATACGCCAGGTCTGTTATAAAGTCCGAAGTTGTGGCTTTTGCGGAACTTGGCCCGGAGGCAATTTACAAACTGGAAGTGGAAGATTTTTACGCAGTGGTTATAGATGATACAAAGGGAAATGACTTATATTCAATGTTCCACTTCAGTTAA